The following coding sequences lie in one Pseudorca crassidens isolate mPseCra1 chromosome 2, mPseCra1.hap1, whole genome shotgun sequence genomic window:
- the NAXE gene encoding NAD(P)H-hydrate epimerase, which produces MSGLRALLGLGLLVAGPRLSLLRVQAGACRAGTTWWGPQRLISGGRGDSEVMASSAVKYLSQEEAQAVDQELFNEYQFSVDQLMELAGLSCATAIAKAYPPTSLSRSPPTVLVICGPGNNGGDGLVCARHLKLFGYQPTIYYPKRPNKPLFTALVTQCQKMDIPFLGEMPPEPTLIDELYELVVDAIFGFSFKGDVREPFRSILSVLNGLTVPIASIDIPSGWDVEKGNSGGIQPDLLISLTAPKKSASQFTGRYHYLGGRFVPPALEKKYQLNLPPYPDTECVYRLQ; this is translated from the exons ATGTCCGGGCTGCGGGCGCTGCTGGGGCTCGGGCTGCTGGTTGCGGGCCCGCGCCTATCGCTCCTCAGAGTCCAGGCCGGCGCCTGTCGCGCGGGAACCACCTGGTGGGGGCCGCAGCGGCTGATCTCGGGTGGCCGCGGGGACTCAGAGGTCATGGCGAGCTCAGCAGTGAAGTACCTGAG CCAGGAGGAGGCCCAGGCCGTGGACCAGGAGCTGTTTAACGAGTACCAGTTCAGCGTGGATCAACTTATGGAGCTGGCCGGGCTGAGCTGTGCCACAGCCATTGCCAAG GCATATCCCCCCACGTCCTTGTCCAGGAGCCCCCCTACTGTCCTGGTCATCTGTGGCCCCGGGAATAACGGAGGAGATGGCCTGGTCTGTGCTCGACACCTCAAACTCTTT GGCTACCAGCCAACCATCTATTATCCTAAAAGGCCTAACAAGCCACTCTTCACTGCACTGGTGACCCAGTGCCAGAAAATGGACATCCCTTTCCTTGGTGAAATGCCCCCAGAG CCCACGCTGATTGATGAACTATACGAGCTGGTGGTGGATGCCATCTTTGGCTTCAGCTTCAAGGGTGATGTTCGGGAGCCATTCCGCAGCATCCTGAGTGTCCTGAATGGACTCACTGTGCCCATTGCCAGCATCGACATTCCCTCAG GATGGGATGTGGAGAAGGGAAACTCTGGAGGGATCCAGCCAGACTTGCTCATCTCCCTGACAGCACCCAAAAAGTCTGCAAGCCAGTTTACTGGTCGCTACCACTACCTGGGGGGTCGTTTCGTGCCTCCTGCTCTGGAAAAGAAGTACCAGCTGAACCTGCCACCCTACCCTGACACCGAGTGTGTCTATCGTCTGCAGTGA
- the LOC137219510 gene encoding G patch domain-containing protein 4 isoform X2 yields MSVTPEVKSRGMKFAEEQLLKHGWTRGKGLGRKENGITQALRVTLKQDTHGDGVQIRCLSKETTRHDPSKPNLLYQKFVKTATLTSSGEKPDKDLESCSDDDSQGSKPPKILTDEMMLQACEGRTAHKAARLGITMKAKLARLEAQEQAFLARLKGQDPGVPQLQSESKPPQKKKKKRKQKEEEEATATERNAEEYPEHTDQSVRKSKKKKRRHQEESVTDAREGTAVRREEEETTGTSGLGELKNREQTDQSLRKRKKKRRQREEEDLNVEEAVVDGGTREAESRSCSDRKSRRSKKKRQRHQEEEDVLHVGDEGEEEGGRARTAESKAYTGSSGKGKKRQKQPEEERPGVHTDQRAKKKKQKKRN; encoded by the exons ATGAGCGTCACCCCAGAGGTCAAGAGTCGTGGGATGAAGTTTGCTGAGGAGCAGCTGCTAAAGCATGGATGGACTCGAG GCAAAGGCCTGGGCCGGAAGGAGAATGGCATCACCCAGGCCCTCAGGGTAACGCTGAAGCAGGACACTCATGGG GATGGTGTACAGATAAGGTGCCTGTCTAAGGAGACCACCCGTCATGATCCTTCCAAGCCCAACTTGCTGTATCAGAAGTTTGTGAAG ACGGCCACACTGACTTCAAGTGGGGAGAAGCCAGACAAGGACTTGGAAAGCTGCAGTGATGACGACAGCCAGGGGTCCAAGCCTCCAAAGAT TCTGACTGATGAGATGATGCTCCAAGCCTGTGAGGGGCGAACAGCACACAA GGCTGCCCGTCTTGGGATCACGATGAAGGCTAAGCTTGCTCGGTTAGAGGCCCAGGAGCAGGCCTTCCTGGCTCGTCTCAAAGGCCAGGACCCTGGGGTCCCTCAACTGCAGTCTGAGAGCAAgcccccacaaaaaaagaaaaagaaaaggaagcagaaagaggaggaagaggccacGGCAACTGAAAGGAATGCAGAAGAGTACCCAGAACACACTGACCAGAGTGTCAGGaaaagcaagaagaagaaaaggcgGCATCAAGAAGAAAGTGTCACAGATGCGAGAGAGGGAACAGCTGTAAGGCGTGAGGAGGAAGAGACCACAGGAACAAGTGGGCTTGGGGAATTGaaaaacagagaacaaactgatCAGTCcctcaggaaaaggaagaagaagaggaggcagCGTGAGGAAGAAGACTTGAACGTGGAGGAGGCTGTTGTAGATGGTGGGACCAGAGAAGCAGAAAGCAGATCATGCAGTGATCGGAAAAgtaggagaagcaagaagaaaagacagcggcatcaggaggaggaggacgtCTTGCATGTAGGGgatgaaggagaggaggaaggtggCAGGGCTAGGACAGCAGAGAGCAAGGCATACACGGGCTCAAGTGGCAAAGGTAAGAAGAGGCAGAAGCAACCAGAGGAGGAAAGACCTGGAGTCCACACTGACCAGagagcaaaaaagaagaaacagaagaagagaaaCTGA
- the LOC137219510 gene encoding G patch domain-containing protein 4 isoform X1, which produces MSVTPEVKSRGMKFAEEQLLKHGWTRGKGLGRKENGITQALRVTLKQDTHGVGHDPAKEFTNHWWNDLFNKTAASLVVKTGQDGVQIRCLSKETTRHDPSKPNLLYQKFVKTATLTSSGEKPDKDLESCSDDDSQGSKPPKILTDEMMLQACEGRTAHKAARLGITMKAKLARLEAQEQAFLARLKGQDPGVPQLQSESKPPQKKKKKRKQKEEEEATATERNAEEYPEHTDQSVRKSKKKKRRHQEESVTDAREGTAVRREEEETTGTSGLGELKNREQTDQSLRKRKKKRRQREEEDLNVEEAVVDGGTREAESRSCSDRKSRRSKKKRQRHQEEEDVLHVGDEGEEEGGRARTAESKAYTGSSGKGKKRQKQPEEERPGVHTDQRAKKKKQKKRN; this is translated from the exons ATGAGCGTCACCCCAGAGGTCAAGAGTCGTGGGATGAAGTTTGCTGAGGAGCAGCTGCTAAAGCATGGATGGACTCGAG GCAAAGGCCTGGGCCGGAAGGAGAATGGCATCACCCAGGCCCTCAGGGTAACGCTGAAGCAGGACACTCATGGG GTGGGACACGACCCTGCCAAAGAGTTCACAAACCACTGGTGGAATGATCTCTTCAACAAGACTGCGGCCAGCTTGGTAGTGAAAACTGGGCAG GATGGTGTACAGATAAGGTGCCTGTCTAAGGAGACCACCCGTCATGATCCTTCCAAGCCCAACTTGCTGTATCAGAAGTTTGTGAAG ACGGCCACACTGACTTCAAGTGGGGAGAAGCCAGACAAGGACTTGGAAAGCTGCAGTGATGACGACAGCCAGGGGTCCAAGCCTCCAAAGAT TCTGACTGATGAGATGATGCTCCAAGCCTGTGAGGGGCGAACAGCACACAA GGCTGCCCGTCTTGGGATCACGATGAAGGCTAAGCTTGCTCGGTTAGAGGCCCAGGAGCAGGCCTTCCTGGCTCGTCTCAAAGGCCAGGACCCTGGGGTCCCTCAACTGCAGTCTGAGAGCAAgcccccacaaaaaaagaaaaagaaaaggaagcagaaagaggaggaagaggccacGGCAACTGAAAGGAATGCAGAAGAGTACCCAGAACACACTGACCAGAGTGTCAGGaaaagcaagaagaagaaaaggcgGCATCAAGAAGAAAGTGTCACAGATGCGAGAGAGGGAACAGCTGTAAGGCGTGAGGAGGAAGAGACCACAGGAACAAGTGGGCTTGGGGAATTGaaaaacagagaacaaactgatCAGTCcctcaggaaaaggaagaagaagaggaggcagCGTGAGGAAGAAGACTTGAACGTGGAGGAGGCTGTTGTAGATGGTGGGACCAGAGAAGCAGAAAGCAGATCATGCAGTGATCGGAAAAgtaggagaagcaagaagaaaagacagcggcatcaggaggaggaggacgtCTTGCATGTAGGGgatgaaggagaggaggaaggtggCAGGGCTAGGACAGCAGAGAGCAAGGCATACACGGGCTCAAGTGGCAAAGGTAAGAAGAGGCAGAAGCAACCAGAGGAGGAAAGACCTGGAGTCCACACTGACCAGagagcaaaaaagaagaaacagaagaagagaaaCTGA
- the HAPLN2 gene encoding hyaluronan and proteoglycan link protein 2, with product MQGRISLPTLCHFLLPWAFTTFHRALGDSAPHPGPHYLLPPIHEVIHSRRGATTTLPCVLGAPPPSYKVRWSKVEPGELQETPILITNGLHARGYGPLGGRARMRRGHRLDASLVIAGVRLEDEGRYRCELINGIEDESVALTLRLEGVVFPYQPSRGRYQFNYYEAKQACEEQDGRLATYAQLYQAWTEGLDWCNAGWLLEGSVRYPVLTARAPCGGPGRPGIRSYGPRDRKRDRYDAFCFTSELSGQVFFVPGRLTLSEAHAACRRRGAVVAKVGHLYAAWKFSGLDQCDGGWLADGSVRFPITTPRPRCGGLPDPGVRSFGFPRPQQAAYGTYCYSE from the exons ATGCAAGGCAGGATCAGTCTCCCCACTCTctgccacttccttctccctTGGGCCTTCACCACCTTCCACAGAGCCCTGGGGGACTCAG CGCCCCACCCTGGCCCCCACTACCTCCTGCCCCCCATCCACGAGGTCATTCACTCTCGTCGTGGGGCCACGACCACGCTGCCCTGCGTCCTGGGCGCCCCGCCTCCCAGCTACAAGGTGCGCTGGAGCAAAGTGGAGCCGGGGGAACTCCAGGAAACGCCCATCCTCATCACCAACGGACTGCACGCCCGGGGCTACGGGCCCCTGGGGGGGCGTGCCAGGATGCGAAGGGGGCATCGGCTAGACGCCTCCCTGGTCATCGCGGGCGTGCGCCTGGAGGACGAGGGCCGGTACCGCTGTGAGCTCATCAATGGCATTGAGGACGAGAGTGTGGCGCTGACCCTTCGCCTGGAGG GTGTGGTGTTTCCGTACCAGCCCAGCCGGGGCAGGTACCAGTTCAATTACTACGAGGCGAAGCAGGCGTGCGAGGAGCAAGACGGACGCCTGGCCACCTACGCCCAGCTGTACCAGG CGTGGACCGAGGGTCTGGACTGGTGTAACGCGGGCTGGCTGCTCGAGGGTTCCGTGCGCTACCCTGTGCTCACGGCGCGCGCTCCGTGCGGTGGCCCAGGTCGGCCCGGGATCCGCAGCTACGGGCCCCGCGACCGGAAGCGCGACCGCTACGACGCCTTCTGCTTTACCTCTGAGCTGTCAG GCCAAGTGTTCTTCGTGCCGGGGCGACTGACGCTGTCTGAAGCCCACGCGGCGTGCCGGCGGCGCGGGGCCGTGGTGGCCAAGGTCGGGCACCTCTATGCAGCCTGGAAGTTCTCCGGGCTGGACCAATGCGACGGCGGCTGGCTGGCGGATGGCAGCGTGCGCTTCCCCATCACCACGCCTCGGCCGCGCTGCGGGGGCCTCCCGGATCCCGGAGTGCGCAGCTTCGGCTTCCCCAGACCCCAGCAGGCGGCCTACGGGACCTACTGCTACTCCGAATAG